Below is a genomic region from Flammeovirgaceae bacterium SG7u.111.
AAAGGGCAGGGTAGCTCCCGGCTAATAAACCGATTAATAAAATCACCCCTGTGGCTATTGGCAAGTTTTCCCACACTAGTAGGCTTTTGTAAGAAATAGGTTTTCCTGAGATGTCTTGCAGCACAGGAGAGAGCAATACGACGAGTACCATCGCCAATGCGGCAGCGAACAGGGAAAGCAAGATGAATTCGGAAAGAAATTGCCCAATCAGCGTATAGCGTCGTGCGCCAACTACCTTTCGGATGCCTACTTCTTTGGCTCGCTCAAGTGAGCGGGACGTAGAAAGGTTGATAAAGTTGATACATGCTATGAGCAAGATGAAAAGTGCTACCGAAGAGAAGATGGTGAGGTTGGCGATACTTCCTGTTTCACCCGGTTGGCGAGCTGCTTCTGAATGCAAGTAGGCATCTGCCATAGGCTCGAAGGTGATCTCGTAATCAGAATCTTCCCAGTCGCCCGTATAGCGATCTACAAACTCAGAAGTCTTGCTTTTGAGGTTGGCGATACTGGCATTTTCTTGAAGGATGAAATAGGTGTAAAAATCTACATAGCCCCAGCTATCGAAAATCCCAGGGCGGAAATCGCGGAAGGTGCTCATGGACACCAATCCGTCAAATGTAAAATGGGAATTGGCTGGTACGTTTTCCATTACCCCCGTCACTTTTATGGCTGTTTCCCCTTCTCGCAAGGTTTTCCCAATAGGATCTTCCTCGCCAAAGAATTTTTTTGCTACTTTTTCGGTAAGTACAATGGAGTAAGGCTCGTCTAGTGCCGTTGCAGGATCTCCTGCTATCATCTTCCAACTAAACATCTCGAAAGCGTTGGAATCTGCAAAAACGATGTTGTCTTCTTGGAAGCGTTTGTCTTCGTATTCGAAGAGCCAGTTAGAAGGGCTGGTAAATCGGAAATAACTCTCTACTTCGGGAAAGTCTTTGATAAGCGCAGGACCAACCGGGGCAGATCCCCATACTTGGTAGTCTTCGGGGTTGGTAGGTTTGCCCTTTTCTCCTTGGGACTTGTAGGCATGTAGCACTCTGTAAATACTATGCAAGTTGGTGTGGTACTGATCGTACGACAACTCATGTTTTACATAAAGAAGGATCAAGATACAGCAGGCCATGCCCACGCCTAGTCCCGTAATATTGATGAATGAATACAGTTTCTTTTTGAAAATATGTCTCCAGGCAATTTTGAAGTGGTTTTTGAACATGGCTTGGTGTATGAAGAGGTTAGGAATTGAAATTGGTTTGATGAAGTCTGGCCTGAAATGTCGGAGGACGAGCCAAAAGAAAGTCCAGTTGGCTTTTTTGGGTGCAGATGCTAGTTGGTTTTCAAATAGTTCTGTCAAGTCGCCTTCTATTTCCTCTATATAGTCTTCCCGACAATACCAGCGCAAGAAGTCTAGGGCAAATTTTGGAGGTGCAATTTTTTTCATCCGAATGAGATTTTAGGTATCTGGTTATAAATTCGGGTTCGCAGAGCGTATTGCTGATCTAACTTGCGTTTTCCCAAGGCTGTGATGATATAAAACTTTTTGCGCCTCCCACCTCTGTCACTGGTGATCCCGCCAAACCTAGATTTTACAAAGCCTTTGTCGTCCATGCGCTTTAAGGCTACATGAATTGCACTGATATTTAGCTTTTTACCTAGTTGATCCTCCAAACTTTCTAAGATGGACACCCCATAAGCTTCGTCGTGCTGAGCAGCCACAGTGAGCAGGACCAGTTCCTCAAATTCTCCTAGTGATGGTTCTTTCATTCTTGTATTAGATTTACTTAACAAAAGTAAAGGTAATGGATTACTTCTACTTTTGTTAAGTAAATAGGTGAAGTAATCGCTTTTTTCTGTTGAAAGGTTTCATTTTCGGATCAGAGGTAGGAGAGAAGCAAAAAAAAGGCCACAAGCATACACTTGTGGCAATTGGGCTGGTTAAACTTATCTTGAATTTTCTTCTATTCGAACTCGCCTATTAGTACGCCTGAAATGTTCCATGCGCTAAAACTTCCGCCTTCTCGCTCGCCAAGGGGAATGGCAATTTGCATGCTGTGCTTCCCTTCTTTCAGTTCGGTTAACGGAATGGTCACTGGGTTGGTGGCAGTGCCGGGACACCAGCCTGAGCGGCTAAGGTCGGAGGAGGAAATGCCGTTCCAAAAGTTTCCTGAAGCAGGGTTGAATTCTCGGTAAGTGGCACAATCCGACCTCCAAGGTATATAGGTATAAACTTTATCGCCATCTAGAAAAATCTCGTTGAGCTTTTGGTTGAACTCGTCACCGCCACCCCAGCCTCCATGGCCCGTAGAGATATATTCCATGCGTACATTTTTAAGCCCTGCTGGCACGTCGAAAGAAACTTTCAATGAATCTCCGTTGAACATCGTCCCATATTCTTGCCCAGCCATTTCCATGAGGTTCAAGGTGTTGAACAAAGGCTTGATCCATTGCTTTTTTACTTCTTCCTTTTGGACTCTATTGCTTCCAGGATGGTATTGGAGCTTGAGGGAAAGGTTGTGGCCTCCACCGTCATAATTTCCAATAAATGCTCCTATCCAAACTTCTCCTTGTAGCTTAGGAAGCAAATAAGTGACGTCTTGTTTGTACACCGTAGAATCTTTCCAGGTCAATCCAGCTACCGTCCTTTTTTCATTGAAGGCTTGTGTACCAAAGGCAGTGAAGAACCTGACCATTTCAAGGGCTGGCTCATAGTTTTCGGTGGCGACTACTCCTTGGAATTCTTTACCATTCATATCTATATATTTGGGAAGTACCTCTTTGCCATTTCTCAAACCGTCTAAAAAGCTACTTTCTTTTTCTGTTGGGATCAAAAATACGCTTCCGGTTCGGTCATAAGCATCGCCACTCGAATATTGAATTATTTCTGCAAAAACTGTATAATCCTCCGCAACTTCAGGCAGTTTTACTTTTTTGGCAATCACCGTTCCTCCTGCAAAGTGGTAGGTTATATCGGTAGTTTCTTTTTCCGGATTGACACTTTTATTTCCCCAATTGATCTGCTCATGATCAAAAACGGGAACGGTTGTTACATAATTATCGGTAATCCTTGCCTTGTAAATCGTCGCATCCACCAACTCACCCAAGTCATCGGGCAGGAGCTTTTCCATTTTTTTTTGTTTGATATATTCAACTTTCTCGGCCACTATTTCATAATTCCCATTTCTCACTGATTTCAACACAACACCTTCGGGCAAACCAGCATTGGGGTAAGGGCTTCCTTGTAAGCCTGTTTCCCCAGTAAACCACAAGTCGATGCGGTTAGAGAAAAGGACGATAGTCGCTTTTTGGCAAGTATAGCCAAGTATTTCCTGCCTTTCATCCGTAATTTCCAACTCTGGGAGCTCACTAAATGCTTTTGAGGTATGGAACCGACTGCCTGTGTTCAATATAGCTAATTGCATTAATTTGCTCGTGTTATAATCAATAAAAGCAGCTTCGTCAGGCACGGTTGGAATAAGTTCAGCACCCTTAGTTTCAGTTCGTTTGATGGTGGCAACGCCTTCATGGTAAATCACCTCTGTTTTACCAGCTCGGGCGCTTTCTTGCCCATTGACAATCGTCTTATAAATGATTTTTCCTGATTTCTCTTGGGCGTAAGCCTTACTGAAAATTGATTGGGAAATGAATGTGAGTAAAAAGTAAGAAATGATGGAATACACTTTCATGTTTTTAATGAAATTTTGTTTGCGGGATAGAAGATTTTTATCCAACCTTAAGTAGGTTGAATGGCCTAAGTTAAAATACAAAAACAGACTACGCCAACTATTTTATAAATTAGTCTGCTAAAATAGAAAATAAGGCTGTTTTCCTATGTGTGCGGGAACACTATTATGAGTTCAGTAAAGCTTTTTAAGAAAAATATAATAATTGGATTAATAAAGGGAGCTTCCTTTTGATGTAGAATGCTAACTTTTATTTTTCAGTCCATGACATAGCAAATAGACGTTTCGACTATTTGCTATGTCATGGACTGCTGATTTCAATCATTAGTACAAATGAGGTCTGTCATATTTTTCAACCTGCTAAATGTTGTTTATTTGTATTGTACGCATGAAACTAATGCACCTCATCCAATAATAACCAACAACAAACAACCATTTCAGTCCATCTAATCCTTTCGAATAGCTGGGGAAACCCTAATAGCGCTATTTGTACACTAGCAGGGGTATAATTCAAATTACACTTATTTAAAAGGCGGAATTGCTCTCCAGCCTATTCTTCACAAAATACAGTAGTAATTATTTATGTTAAGTCTGTCCGGTAAACTAAAATCACTGTTAGAAATGGGAGGTTTTAGTTTTTCTTCTATCGAAGATGGTTCATTTAGTGCACACATTGACAATGCAAAATCAGATACCTATTACTTGGTCTGTTTCAATGGATATTGTCATTTTAGTCTCAGGATAGGGGAGCAGTCCCTGCTTCTTATAGATAACTTCAAGGTTATCAGTGACAAAGAATTATTGATGTTGCTTTCTGGTAACATCAAGTTTAGGCAAGATTTTGCCCAAACAGCTTCCCTATTTGAAGGTTTTTCAGAAGATTTTCTGAGAGAGCACATGAGCGAAAATACTAATGCTCTTTTTTAAGCTAGCTATGGAAAAAGAGCTACTTTTACTCTAAAGTAAAATTGACATGACAGTTGTTACAGATGAATTACTGCAAAGCTTGAGAGAAATCGGTTTTGCCGTGGACCAAATAGGGTACACTTCTTTTGTTGCCCATATCTCCAAAGATTGGGGGACGTTTTATGCACTTAATTGTGTGAGTGGAGTTTGTGATTTGA
It encodes:
- a CDS encoding ABC transporter permease, which gives rise to MKKIAPPKFALDFLRWYCREDYIEEIEGDLTELFENQLASAPKKANWTFFWLVLRHFRPDFIKPISIPNLFIHQAMFKNHFKIAWRHIFKKKLYSFINITGLGVGMACCILILLYVKHELSYDQYHTNLHSIYRVLHAYKSQGEKGKPTNPEDYQVWGSAPVGPALIKDFPEVESYFRFTSPSNWLFEYEDKRFQEDNIVFADSNAFEMFSWKMIAGDPATALDEPYSIVLTEKVAKKFFGEEDPIGKTLREGETAIKVTGVMENVPANSHFTFDGLVSMSTFRDFRPGIFDSWGYVDFYTYFILQENASIANLKSKTSEFVDRYTGDWEDSDYEITFEPMADAYLHSEAARQPGETGSIANLTIFSSVALFILLIACINFINLSTSRSLERAKEVGIRKVVGARRYTLIGQFLSEFILLSLFAAALAMVLVVLLSPVLQDISGKPISYKSLLVWENLPIATGVILLIGLLAGSYPALLLSRFQPTKVLKGAFKSSGGGIALRKGLVVFQFSLSIALMVGTAVVFSQLQYLRNHDLGFDQEQMVIVDFAWDSEVKRQMDAIKQTYLSNPDVVSIASSRAVPGGFLPNAGTYIEAPDGTKTMYSPTIYEIDQDFISNYKIELAAGRSFSRDFPMDSAQALMINEAAAKMWGYSNPEDIVGKEFDQWGKSGTVIGVVKDFNYKSLHKSVEPLSLRYDPRSLRKFSIKINSKDIPKTIAELEKTWDELVPHRPFLYSFLDDSFNKQYQADNRFGQIFGVFACIAILIACLGLFGLTAYTTSQRTKEIGIRKVLGASVGNIVALLSIGFLKLFFIALLIAIPLSWYVMTRWLEGFAYQVGLRVELFALAGIGTLSIALLTISWQSIKAALANPVKSLKSE
- a CDS encoding helix-turn-helix transcriptional regulator; this encodes MKEPSLGEFEELVLLTVAAQHDEAYGVSILESLEDQLGKKLNISAIHVALKRMDDKGFVKSRFGGITSDRGGRRKKFYIITALGKRKLDQQYALRTRIYNQIPKISFG
- a CDS encoding PNGase F N-terminal domain-containing protein translates to MKVYSIISYFLLTFISQSIFSKAYAQEKSGKIIYKTIVNGQESARAGKTEVIYHEGVATIKRTETKGAELIPTVPDEAAFIDYNTSKLMQLAILNTGSRFHTSKAFSELPELEITDERQEILGYTCQKATIVLFSNRIDLWFTGETGLQGSPYPNAGLPEGVVLKSVRNGNYEIVAEKVEYIKQKKMEKLLPDDLGELVDATIYKARITDNYVTTVPVFDHEQINWGNKSVNPEKETTDITYHFAGGTVIAKKVKLPEVAEDYTVFAEIIQYSSGDAYDRTGSVFLIPTEKESSFLDGLRNGKEVLPKYIDMNGKEFQGVVATENYEPALEMVRFFTAFGTQAFNEKRTVAGLTWKDSTVYKQDVTYLLPKLQGEVWIGAFIGNYDGGGHNLSLKLQYHPGSNRVQKEEVKKQWIKPLFNTLNLMEMAGQEYGTMFNGDSLKVSFDVPAGLKNVRMEYISTGHGGWGGGDEFNQKLNEIFLDGDKVYTYIPWRSDCATYREFNPASGNFWNGISSSDLSRSGWCPGTATNPVTIPLTELKEGKHSMQIAIPLGEREGGSFSAWNISGVLIGEFE